The genomic segment AACATACAGGTTTGTAGTAAGCGCTTCAGCGCTCATTTTTAACTGCTGAAGCAGTTACTACAGAGCAGACGCATAAACTAAAATAATTACATTTCTCATTATCAATGATATTTTCAATAATATCAGCTATGAGTAAAACGGCAATTATGGGATATATAGTAAAAGCTAAATGCGAAGTTTGTAAATTCATATTTAATTTTTTTTGTGATTCTCATTGAAATTTCATTATTCTCATTCGCTATGAGAATTGATGATTTACAAACTTCTCATTCACTTTTCTCATACATTGAATTTTTGATATTTTTGTTTATAGCTGATATTATTAGAAACAAAAAACGATAAATCAAAAATATCAAAAAAACCACTTATCTTGTCAAACAGAACCTTGAGCGCCTCTGCAATTTCTTTCATTTAAGTACCTCATCAGATATTTTATATTGGATATCTGCAGGCCCGAAGATGATTTTTTTATCAGCCCCAGATCAATTATATACTGAATATCGTCCTGGCGTGTTTCTTCCATATCCGCACCTAAGAGCATGGGGCATATAACCCGTTTTACCCTTTCTTCTTTCAGCTTGTCTGCAAGCTGGTCAATATGGGTTTCCCTGCGCATAATCAGGTTTTCCCCTGCCTGGTATATCATTTCAGGGGTGATAACCAGTGATGGATCCCGGTTAGCCTTCATTTCATAACAAACCTCATATCCCAGGGCATTGACCAGCCAGGGCTGGCCTTCTGAAAGTTCCCATACTGCATCAAGCGCTCCTTTGGCAAAAATCTGTCCTGTTTCTTCTGTATGAGACTGGTACAGGATTTTTGTTTCCTCTTTTGTAAAGTCTCCCAGTCTCAGGGATTTGGCTTTAATATTAAAAACACTTCCCCCTGTTATAATCTTTTTTTCCCTGTCAGAATGAATCCTGTAATCCCTTACATCCCTGATGCCGCACAAGATTATGCTCTGGGGAAAATGTCCTGGTCTTGTATCATAACCTGAGCGGATCTGGCGCAGTACGGAAATCAGGGTATCTTTACAGTCTCTGCAATTTCTTTCATTTAAATTACTCCTTTTTTATGATACAGGCATGACCGGCAGAATAACTTATCTATTTTAAAGAATCAAGAAATTAGGATTTTATATTATGCTGCAACAACAGATATTAACCTTGTTATTTATAAACTGCATTATTGCATTATTATTATGCCAGAATGCACAGGCCGGCCCCACGCTTTATCTTCCAGACAGTCCCATTGCCGGGCATCCCAGGCTCTTTCTCAATAATACACTTATAGAAACTGCAAAGCAGCGCTCTCAAACAGATATGAAAGAATATTATCAATGGATTTATTCACGGGCAAAAATGCTTGCAGGGGAATCTGACCATGCCCAGGATCATGGGATTGAGGCTGCTGAAACTGCTTTGGTTTATCTGATTACCGAAAAACCCGAGTTTTTTGACACTGCAAAAAAACTTCTTAAAGCATCTATAAAGTTTTACCGGTTATGTGATGAAAATAACAAAGTGGTAAACTGGTTTTCCACGTCCCGGATTAATGCCATCTGCGCCTATGACTGGCTTTACAATTCATTGAGCCTGTCGGAGAGAAAGAGTATGGGCCTGGATTTACTGACCCACACAGCCTCGGTTCAGCCTGTTTTTGGGCAAAAACTTAAGGGCAGAAATTATTCAGATCATAGTGATGGTTTTTATGGAACACGAAGCCTTGCCTGGTATGCAGGCATTGCTTTTTATAAAGAAGGCATTGATGATGCCCTGGCTTTGAAATTTATAAACCAGGGATATAAAGACTATATAAAAATGCTTGAATATAGAAAAAATCTGGCCCAAGATGACGGCGGTTTATCCAGTTATTCCCTGAATTATGAAATGGGAGCCTGTCCCTGGGCTGAGTTTAATTTTTTTCATACACTCAAATCTGCTTATGGGATTGATATGGCTGATAAATGGCCCTATATGGGTTTATGGGTTAATTATATACTCTGGAACCGTCTGCCTGGAAACCGGTGGTTTGGTTCAGGAGATGCCTATCATGAAACAAACCGCCTGCCTGAATGGCAGTCTTATACCCATTTAGCACAAATCCAGCATTTTTACAGTGCCGGTTATCCTGATTATTCTGCCCTGGCTGCATGGCTTGGCACGAAATTTGAAAAACAAAAATTTGTCAATACCTGGCCTGCGGTTCCTTTTCTGCTGTCTAATAAACAAAAACCAAAAGCTCCAGAAGAGTTTATTTTTCCCAAGGCACGTCATTTTGAAAGTCTAGGCCAGATTTTCATGCACTCAGGCTGGGGTGATGAAGATACATTTGTACAATTTACCTCAGGTGGAAATGTAAAAATGCACAAGCACTTTGATGAAAACAGCTTTTGCATTTTTGCAGGAGGATTTCTGGCCTTAGACAGCGGCTCAAGGCCTGAACCAGGCAGTCATTTATCCCATTATTACTCCCGCACCATAGCACATAATAGTATTTTGATTCATATGCCTGGAGAAAAAATGCCCAAATACTGGAGTGCAGGTTTTGCTCCTGGAGAGCCTGTGCTGCCTGTTCCCAATGACGGGGGACAGAATCAATACACAGGCTCAAGACTTGCTGCATTTGAAACCTGTGATGAATACAGCTATGCAGCCGGAGATGCAACAGGGGTTTATAATCCTGAAAAATGCGCTCTTTTCCTGCGCCAGATCCTGTTTATCCCTCCCCGCCATATTGTAATTTTTGACAGGGTTGAATCCCAAAAATTCGGACAAAAAAAAACCTGGGTTCTGCATACTGCCCGAAAACCTGAAATTCAGGGCAGGATATTTAAAGCAGATCATGAATCAGGCCGCATGTTCTGTCAGACCCTGATTCCTGAAAAAGCTCAAATATCCTGTGTGGGCGGAACAGAACCTTTTCAAAGCGGAGGCAGGAACTGGCCCTTGCCTGATGATTTTAAAATTCCTAATAATCACGAACTTTTAGGACAATGGAGAATTGAAGTCAGCCCGAGTAACAATAAAAGGGAAACCTTTTTTCTTCATGTTATTGAGGCAGGTCAGGCAAAAAACCTTAAACAGGCACATCCTGCTTCATTAATTTCAGAAAACAGGATGACTGGTGTAAAATTTAAAAGCCAAAACAGGGAGGTTTCTGTTTTTTTTGCACTAACCGGAGAAGCCGCAGGACATATCCGCATAACAGAACAAAATAAAATCATAGACCGGCCCTTGACAAATAAGGTACAAAAACAATCGGGACTGGCAATTGATACAGAAAATATTTCAGATAATGGACAATAAAAATGCTGGAAAACAATTCAATAACAATCAGACCCTTTCCTTATCCTTATAAAGCAGGGCTTGCCATATGTTCTGATATTGATACCTGCGATCGAACAAGCTTTCTCAAGATTCACCGGTACCTGAATCTTGAACTTGGTCTTCCGGTTTCAGATTCCTTTTTTCCACTTGGACAAGACCCAGGGCAAATGGCATACTTTCTTAAAGACGGGAAAACCCCTTCACCAGATGCTCCTTTGATCTGCCGGGCAATACAGGATGGACTTATTGACAGCATCCATTCATGGGGAGATTTTAATGGTTCTCCTCCTGACCCTTTTTTTCTGAAAAATCTTGCAAAAAACATGACAAATGCCCTTAATGCTGAAAGCATTAAGATCAGGATATGGATCAATCACGGTGATCCCTGCAATTATCAGAATTTTATTGTCAGGCTGCAGCCTGACAATTATAAAGGGGATGATCCCGATTCTCCATATTATACTGCTGATCTTCTGGATGATCTGGGAATAAATTATTATTGGTGGTCAGAACTTGCCGGCTGGCCTTTGTCAGGTAAATGGAACCGCTATTCTCCCGGACTGTGGCCCAGACTTGGAATAAATGCTTTGAAAAACATGGTTAAATCCTTTATTATAAAGGAAAAATTTAGAAACAGGACCTCGGAACAATTAACAGATCTCATGCTGCCCTTTACTTTGAGGGATGGCAGGAAATTAATGGCATTTACCCGTTTTTGTTATCCTCCTGAATCCAAAATTGCCGCCACCCGTTATACACTTCGCCATTCACTTGGCATCAATCAACTGCAAAAACTTATAAACCAGCAGGGATATATGGTTCTTTATACCCATCTTGCCCTGCCTGAACTCTGGAAACCAGGTAAATCCTTTTTTCCAAATCCAGATCAAAAAGCATTAAAGGGACTTGCCAGGTATTATAATAATGGAAAAATATGGGTTGCATCCACCCTCAGCCTGCTGAACTATTATAATACCAGCAGGAATCTGGTATGGAAAAGCAGGACTTTCGGGGAAAAGCATATTATCACGATTCAATATATTAATGATCCATGCAGGGGACAAAGAACCCCTGAATCCCATGAACTGGCTGGAATCTGCTTTTACTGCCCTGAGCCTGAAAATACACACATATTTCTTAATAAAAAACAATTGAACACACAAATCAACAAACCAGACCACACAGGAAAACCTTCGCTGGCACTTGCCCTGCCCCCTGCACCCAAAACCCGAGTCCTGGAGGAATAAATGACTGTTATTGCTTATTTTTTTTCTACATTCCCCGCATTAAGCACCACCTTTCTTCAGCGTGAAGTCAGAACGCTTCAAGATATGGGGGTAAAACCCCTGCTGGCTGCAAACAGATCCCCTGAAACAGGAGCATTTCATCCTGAAGATAAGGATTTGAAAGATCAGACCTTTTATTTAAACCCTGTTTCACCTGTTAAATATTTAAAATCCAACCTTAGATTATTTATAAAATATCCTAAAAACTATATCAAAGGAATCAAACTTGCCCTGGCACTAAAGGATAATTATCCCAGACAGCGCCTGCGCAACCTGGCAAGACTTGCAGGAGCAGCATTTCTTGCTGAACATCTCATGAAAAACAAGGTAACCCATGTACATGTTCATTTTGCTTTTGGTGCTGCTGGCGTAGCAATTCTGCTGGAAGCTTTAACAAATATTCCATACAGCCTGAGCATTCACGGTTCTGACGTGCTTCTGCCCCAGCCTTTGATAAAAGAAAAGCTGAAAAGAGCCAGATTTATAATATCCAATTGTAATTTTCACATAAACAACCTTAAAGCTAAATATTCTTTTCTTTACAATAAACCTTTTTATTTAGTACCATTAGGCATAAATACAAAAACTGGACTCTGGTCAAAAGCCGGGGAAAATATTTCCGCCCCTGAACTGAGGATTTTAAATGTTGCAAGGCTTGATCCTGTTAAAGCCCATGACATATTGATTAATGCCTGTGAACTTCTTGAAAAAAAGGGAATAGCATTTAATTGCAGAATTGTGGGACACGGCCCCCTTATGAATAAATTAAACAAAATGATTATTGAAAAAAAACTTGAAAAAAAGATAGAACTCATGGGACCAAAATATGAAGCAGAGGTTGTCAGTCTTTTTCAATGGTCTGATGTAATGGTTTTGTCTTCATTGAGCGAAGGCACGCCCATGACAGTCATAGAAGCCATGACAATGGGCAGGGCTGTAATAGCACCTGATATGACAGGACTCCCGGAAATGGTTAAAAACCTGGAAACCGGGTATTTATTTAACCGGGGTTCAGCCTCTGACCTGGCAGATAAACTGGCTGTACTGGCTGAAAATCCTGAAATAAGGGCGGAATTTGGAAAAGCGGGGCGGAAACGGGCAGAAAAACTCTTTAATCATCAGGTCAATGTAAAAAAACTTAAAGATGCTTTTACAAAAGAGATACCAGGCTTTGCACAACAGCCCGAAGATTTTCTTTTTTAAATCTATAATTACAGGAGACAGTCCATGCCAGGCATAAACCTAATCCGAATTGAACAAGGAATTGCAGAGAGAAAGTCTGAAATTGAGGCTGTTTTGGAATCCCTGAGCAGCACATCTGATAATTTTGTCAGCATATTAAAGGAAACAGACTCCTGCCTGATAGGATACAAAGCATATCCTGAGTATCCTGGAGTTTTTTGGGAATCTGTCCAGTATGATTTTTATATGGAAGGCCGTATTTATAATCAGGATCAAAAACAATTATCTGCTGATATTGAGATAATTGCAGATACATTATTTCATAAAAATGGGAATATTGAAAAACTGAGTCAATGGTTATCTGGAACTGACGGTGATTTTTTAATATGGATCCATGAAAAAAACACCGGCAGAATAATAGTATTTAATGATGCACTGGGACGCATTCCTTTGTATTATTTCTATAAAAATGGAATGCTGCTGATTTCACGGGATATTTATTTTATCACAAATCTAAGCAGTTCAAGAAATTACGAAAGGCTTGCCCTGGCACAGCACCTTGCCCTGGGACATCCTCTGGGGAAAAATACAATCTTTACTGACATATTTCTCCTGTCCCCAGGAACACTTCTTGATTTTGATCCTGCACAAGCTGCTCTCAAGGAAAAAACAGTATATACATTTAATTTCAGCGGGAAAAAGCACAGCCGTCTTTCCCCTGATAAAAATGCAGAAAACCTGATTGAACTTTTCTGCCAGGCATGTTCTGCCAGAACAGGCAAAAGCAGTGCAGATATTCTGTCATTGAGCGGCGGTTTTGATTCCAGGTGTGCAGGCGCAGGTCTGGCATGTCAGAAAAACAATTTTTCATCAATCTCATTTTTTAAGAAAAACTATCATTTAAAAAAAGAAATTAAGGCAGCCAAAAGCCTTGCAGCAATTTTTAAAAGCCCCTGGCAGGTACTGGAAATCCAGGAACCAACCTGTGCCAATGCCCTGAAACTTCTGAAAATAAAAAACGGCATGAATAACCTGGGCATGGCATTTATTTTAAACTTTTTCAAACAGATCAAAGATATTTACGGCTCTGGCATAACCTATTATACAGGAGACGGGGGCGATATGACCATGCCGCTTCCTGACCCCAAGCCCTTATGGGCTGTCAGGAGCTTTAAATCCACGGTCAACCTTGTTCTTGAATCCAATTATTTCGGCAACCAGTGCTTCAGCATTGACAATGCAGCAGCCGCAGCAGGCATAAAACCTGAAACAATTTTTGAATCTGTGGCTGATTATCTTGAAAGCTGTCCTGAAACCACCTGGTTTGAAAAATTCCTGCATTATAAATTTTATCAGCGGATTCCAAAGGTTCTGGTGGAAGCAGAAGACCGTAACCGCCATTATTTCTGGACAGCAACCCCGTTTTACAGCATTCAATTCTTTGATTATGCAATGAACTGCCCTGATGAGCAAAAGGTTGACTATGCACTTTACCGCAGGTTTTTAAAATTGCTTTCTCCAGAAGCATACCAGGTAAATTATTCTGGTTACAATTATTCACCAGCATCAGAAAAATTCAGGATAAAATCCTTGATAAGCCAGATAAAATGGCTGAATCCTTCCATGTCAAAAAAAATAAAAACCGCTGTTAAAGGGGTAAATCATTCATTTTCCCCAGAAGATAATATAATCAAAATCCTGGATCAACAGATTAAAACCTGTTCTGCTGCTGCAAAATATATGAATCCAGAATTCTTGAACATGCTTATCAGCAATATAGAAAAATATGAAAAAAACCAGATTATAGAATTATTCACATTAATTTCAGCAATGGAATACCTGGACACCGGATCCAGTTCCCTTGAAACCAGAGCTGATCTTATTTTGTTATAATCTACGGGTGAACACAGATTGTTAAAAAATGAAAAATAAACCTTCTCCAATTTCAAAGCTGAAAAAACCTAAAAAGCTTATTGCTTTTGGATGGTATGGAGGTAAATTTTCACATCTTGACTGGCTTTTACCATTATTGCCGAATTGCAATCATTACTGCGAACCTTTTTCAGGTTCCGGTGCTGTATTGCTGAATCGAGAACCATCTCCTGTTGAAACTTACAATGACCTGGATGGAGAGGTAGTAAATTTTTTCAAAATTCTAAGAGAACAAAAAGAAAGACTTGTAGAAGCTATTGGCCTGACACCTTTTTCAAGAGAAGAATTTGCTTTGGCGTGTAAACTTGACCCCAATATTGATGAATTTGAAAGAGCAAGACGTTTTTATGTAAGAGCAAGACAAGTTAGAACAGGTTTAGCGCAAACCGCCTCTATTGGAAGATGGGCTAATTGTAAAAATACCAGCAGGTCAGGAATGAGCGGAGTTGTCAGCAGGTGGTTAGGTGGTATAAAACAACTTGAATTTATTGCTGAAAGATTGCTGAGAGTACAAATAGAAAACAGACCTGCAACCGAACTGATCAAACTATATGATTCTAAGAAAACATTATTTTATTGTGATCCTCCATATGTACATGAAACACGAGGAGATGCAAAGGCATACAGCCATGAAATGGATACAGACCAGCATAAAGAATTATCAATTATATTAAATAATATTTCCGGTAAAGCTGCAATTTCTAATTATGATTGTGACTTAATGAATGATCTGTATCCTTGTCCAAAATGGAAAAAACATTATAGCTCAGAAAAAACTATTCATTCCACTAAAGATAAACGGCAGGAAATTCTGTGGGTAAATTATGACATTGATAAATTAACGATCAAACAAACTCAAAAGATATTATTCTAATGAATCCTATTGAAATACTTGAAAAATTATTTAAAGATACGATCAATCGTGTTGAAACATCTTTTCTTGAACAGGAAATCAGTAAAAAGGTTGAATTTGTATGCAGGTGCATTACAAACAGAGCTCCAATCCGATTCTTACTATCATGTCTGCTTGCAAAAATACATAAGCCGGAAGTTGATATAAGAAAACCATATACCGAAATCAGAGGAGACAATACATATTCAGGGCGGTTTTACGATGAGACTTATGTAGAAATCTTTGTTGCAAAATACAGATTGCCTTGTAACACTACAACCGCTTTTCTTACTCCTGCTTTTCGGAATATTGACAGACTTCTTACAACTGATTTGGTCTTAGTCGGCAAACCAAGACAAGTATATGTTAATACGCTTGAATTGATAGATAAGGTATTTCAGAAAAAAATATTAGCTGAAAATTTGACAAAAGAGATTCTAAGGTTTTTGATTATTATCAAGAACGAAAATGAAGAAAGAATGAACAGGTTAATAGCTGATTTAAGTCACTCAGATGATATTTTACCACTTTCCTCAAATCAGGTTTTAAACCTTTTACAGCAGCATCTGAAATGCAAAAATGCAAGTCGTTTACCTGTTCTTATGGTATCATCAGCTTATCTGTCTGTTTGTGATAAAATAGGTGAGACCATTTTACCTTTAAAATCGCACAATGCGGCTGATAAACAAACTGGTTCTCTTGGAGATGTTGAAGTTACACTTATCAACGATAAAAATATTATTACCACTTATGAAATGAAAGATAAAAAAGTCACAAAAACAGATATTAATAATGCTTTAAATAAAATATCCAATTTAAAAAATAAAATTGATAACTACATTTTTATAACAACGGACCTGATTGATGAAGAAGTTTCAGATTATGCAAAAAGTTTATACAATCTGACTGGAATTGAAATAGCAGTTTTAGATTGTCTGGGATTTGTAAAGCATTTTCTGCATTTTTTTCACAGGCAGAGACTCAATTTTTTAAACATATACCAAGATTTGGTTATAAATGAACCAAACAGCTCAGTAAGTCAGCCATTAAAAGAATCCTTTTTGATACTAAGAAAAACTGCTGAAAGTGAATAAACAGCTAATAAAAGATATGCTGGCTTTCGTTTAACTAAATGTGTTTTTTATGAAAGAAACAGTCATAAAACAGGATCTCAGCAAAGAGTTCCATATTGCTGAAAATTGTTACATAACAGAATTATCTAACACTCCTGATGATCCGGATGTATCAATCGCCAGAGCAAGAGTGATGCCCGGGGTAACGACCCGGCGGCACAGGCTTGCAGGAACTGCCGAGAGATATTATATCATTAGCGGCAGGGGGATGGCAGAAATTGGAAAACTGCCGCCGATGGAAGTTGAAGCTGGTGATGTGGTTCTTATTCCGCCGATGTGCCCCCAGCGTATCACAAATACTGGTTCAAAAGATCTGATTTTTCTTGCTGTATGTACTCCCCGTTTTTCAGATGATGCTTATGAGGATATTGAAGATTCGTAATCAAAAAACTTACTGGATATTATAATATGAAAAATACACGTTATGCTATTGTTACTCCTGCCCATAATGAAGAAAAATTTCTTCCCCAGGTTATTGAAGCAATAACCAGGCAGAAGATTTTACCGGTTCGCTGGATCATTGTGGATGATCGTTCAACAGATGATACCCTGGCTGTTATACAAAAATATGCGGCCAGATACCCTTTTATTCAGGCCCTTCACTTAAGCGGAGACACAGAGCGCAGCCTGGGAGCCAATGTGGTTCAGGTATTTAATGCCGGACTTGCAAAGCTTGATGAAGATGTGGATTATATTATTAAAATGGATGCAGACCTGATTTTGGAACCTGACTATTTTACTGACATGATGACAAGGTTTGAAGCAGACCCAAAACTTGGGATTGGATCAGGCAAAATTTTCATAGAACACGGGGGCGAATGGATTCAGGAGCGTTACCCTGACTTTCATGTTCCTGGTGCCTGCAAGATGTACCGCATGGCCTGTTTTCGAGATATTGGAGGACCCATTATTATTTACGGATGGGATATCCTGGATGGAACCAAAGCCAGGATGCTGGGCTGGACTACCTGTTCCTTTCGTGATTTATCTATCCGCCATCTCAGGATGATGGGTTCTGCAAAAGGAATGTTAAGAGGACATATAGGCCATGGCCGCGGCATGTATGCTGTCAGGGCACATCCTGTTTTTGTTCTGGCCCGTTCTGTTTACCGGGCTGTTGAACCCCCGTTTTTATCAGGTCTTTTAATCTTTTTTGGCTATATTTACGGATGGCTCAAAGGGGAACCCAGGCTCAAAGACTTAAAACTGGCACGTTTTCTCAGAAAAGAGCAGCTAGGCCGTCTTCTTGGCCGAAAACTCAGCCAGGAAGCCTTTTTACCGCGCAAACTTAATTCTTAACTTATATGGATTTATAAAATATGCAGCAGCTTAAAATACTGGGAATAAAAATAACTTCTGCAACAATGGAAGAGATTCATAAAGCCATAGACCATATTATGCAAAGCAAAAACCCAGGCATATTGCTTTCTGCCAATGTTCATGCTGTAAATCTGGCGCGCCGCCGCCCCTGGCTGGCTGAATTTTTCAACAATGCTGATTTGATTCATGTGGATGGAGCTGGAATTATCTGGGGCGCACGCCTGCTTGGATATGAGATTCCAGAACGGATTACCTGGGCAGACTGGGTATGGCCCCTTATCAGGCATATGGCAGAAAAAAAATACTCTTTATTTATGCTGGGCGGGCCCAAAGGACTAACTGACCAGGCTGCAAAAAAGCTTAAAGAACATACTCCGTTACTCAATATTGTAGGAACTCATCATGGGTATTTTAAAAAAAAGGGACAGGAAAATGATGAGCTTATAAAAAAAATTAACCAGGCAGCACCTGACATCATATGGATTGGCATGGGAATGCCCCTTCAGGAACGATGGCTTTGGGAAAACCGGCACAGGCTTAATGCCAGGCTTTTTATGATCTGCGGTGCAGCCTATAAACATATGGCCGGACAGATGAAACGCGCTCCAGGCTGGTTTATTGAGCATGATATGGAATGGCTCTGGCTGCTGCTCCAGGATCCAGGAAGGGGAATTATCCGTTATTTATGGGGAAACCCGTTTTTTATGCTCAATGTTTTTATAGAGCGCTATAAAACATTGAAATCCTGATTTAAACATATAAATTTGTATAAAGATCATTTTAATCTTACTGCATTACCTTTTAAAAATACACCGGATCCTGCATTTTTTTTCATGGGATCCCGTTACAGGGATACCCTTGCACTCATGATCCACAGCATTGTATCCCGCAAAGGAATCATATGTATTACCGGTCCCGCAGGTTCAGGCAAAACCACCCTTGCAGCTATTCTTTCAAAACATCTAAACAAACAAAGCCTTATTATTCCAATTCTCTACCCCTTGATTACCCCAAAAGAGCTGATAACTGCCACAGCCCGTTACCTGGGTATCCAGGATTTTTCTGATCCTGGACTTTTATGTATTGAGGCTATAAAATCTGAATTATTAAAAATAAACCAGTCAGAACGCAATTGTGTTTTAATTATTGACGAAGCTCAATTAATAAGCAATGACCTATTAAAACAGCTCCTTATATTCAGCAACCTGGAAACAGAACAGTACAAACTCCTTCAAATCCTGCTTTTGGGCCAAAAAGAACTTGCAGCCAGACTTAATAATAAAAATATGCGCCAGTTAATGCAGCGTATTGCTGTAAATGTTTCACTGGAGCCAATGAACAAAAATCAAATTATTCAATATATTTATCATCGTTTAAATACAGCCGGGGGTAAAATTGAAATTTTTACCCCTGAAGCCCTGGAACAAATTGCTGCTTTATCACAGGGCCTGCCAAGAATTATCAATCTTCTCTGTGATGCAGCTTTAATGGATGCTTTTATTCATAAAAAAAATAGAGTCAGCACTGCAAATATTCAAAAAGCAGGACATAACGGCCCTGATGTACCTGCAAAAAACCCTTATCCTGAACATGGATTAGAAAAATCTAAACATATATCCAAAAAAGATTATTATTTCCAACCCAAAGTCATTGAAAAAAAGCAAAAAAAAATCAATATATGGATAGCTGCAGCATTTATCTTCATGATTGTTTTTTTTGTTTTTACCAACAGGGTTGTAAAAAAAGAAGACCTAAAAGAACCTGTCCGAAAAAAAATTATAAAACACCAGGCTCTCAGACCAAAACAGAATCAGGAACAAAATCAGGAATCTGACACCAAAGCAATTCCTGAAATTAGAGAAGAAAAACCAGGAGAGAATATCAAATATCCTTATTCAATCATGCTGGCTTCTTTTAGAAATTTAAAAAATACGGAAAATGCCATAGACATCTTTCGTAAAAAAGGTTTAGTTCCTTTTTGGGTTAAATTTGATATGGGAAAAAAAGGAGTCTGGTTTGGCATATATACAGGACTATTTAGCAGCATAAGCGAAGCTGAAGCAAAAATTCAGGAACATGGATTAACAGGTGCTGTAATCAAAAATACAAAATATGCTGTTCAGATTGAAGATAATTTAACACAACAGGATTTAGAGTTAAAAACCTTTTTATTGTCAAATCAAGGTGTTTCATTTTATACACTAAATACAGAACCACTTGACCGTCTTTATGTTGGAGCATTTTTAACACCCCAGGGAGCAGATCAGCAAAAAAAGGAATTAACCGCAATGGGGA from the Desulfonema limicola genome contains:
- a CDS encoding heparinase II/III family protein; amino-acid sequence: MLQQQILTLLFINCIIALLLCQNAQAGPTLYLPDSPIAGHPRLFLNNTLIETAKQRSQTDMKEYYQWIYSRAKMLAGESDHAQDHGIEAAETALVYLITEKPEFFDTAKKLLKASIKFYRLCDENNKVVNWFSTSRINAICAYDWLYNSLSLSERKSMGLDLLTHTASVQPVFGQKLKGRNYSDHSDGFYGTRSLAWYAGIAFYKEGIDDALALKFINQGYKDYIKMLEYRKNLAQDDGGLSSYSLNYEMGACPWAEFNFFHTLKSAYGIDMADKWPYMGLWVNYILWNRLPGNRWFGSGDAYHETNRLPEWQSYTHLAQIQHFYSAGYPDYSALAAWLGTKFEKQKFVNTWPAVPFLLSNKQKPKAPEEFIFPKARHFESLGQIFMHSGWGDEDTFVQFTSGGNVKMHKHFDENSFCIFAGGFLALDSGSRPEPGSHLSHYYSRTIAHNSILIHMPGEKMPKYWSAGFAPGEPVLPVPNDGGQNQYTGSRLAAFETCDEYSYAAGDATGVYNPEKCALFLRQILFIPPRHIVIFDRVESQKFGQKKTWVLHTARKPEIQGRIFKADHESGRMFCQTLIPEKAQISCVGGTEPFQSGGRNWPLPDDFKIPNNHELLGQWRIEVSPSNNKRETFFLHVIEAGQAKNLKQAHPASLISENRMTGVKFKSQNREVSVFFALTGEAAGHIRITEQNKIIDRPLTNKVQKQSGLAIDTENISDNGQ
- a CDS encoding glycosyltransferase family 4 protein is translated as MTVIAYFFSTFPALSTTFLQREVRTLQDMGVKPLLAANRSPETGAFHPEDKDLKDQTFYLNPVSPVKYLKSNLRLFIKYPKNYIKGIKLALALKDNYPRQRLRNLARLAGAAFLAEHLMKNKVTHVHVHFAFGAAGVAILLEALTNIPYSLSIHGSDVLLPQPLIKEKLKRARFIISNCNFHINNLKAKYSFLYNKPFYLVPLGINTKTGLWSKAGENISAPELRILNVARLDPVKAHDILINACELLEKKGIAFNCRIVGHGPLMNKLNKMIIEKKLEKKIELMGPKYEAEVVSLFQWSDVMVLSSLSEGTPMTVIEAMTMGRAVIAPDMTGLPEMVKNLETGYLFNRGSASDLADKLAVLAENPEIRAEFGKAGRKRAEKLFNHQVNVKKLKDAFTKEIPGFAQQPEDFLF
- a CDS encoding DNA adenine methylase, translating into MKNKPSPISKLKKPKKLIAFGWYGGKFSHLDWLLPLLPNCNHYCEPFSGSGAVLLNREPSPVETYNDLDGEVVNFFKILREQKERLVEAIGLTPFSREEFALACKLDPNIDEFERARRFYVRARQVRTGLAQTASIGRWANCKNTSRSGMSGVVSRWLGGIKQLEFIAERLLRVQIENRPATELIKLYDSKKTLFYCDPPYVHETRGDAKAYSHEMDTDQHKELSIILNNISGKAAISNYDCDLMNDLYPCPKWKKHYSSEKTIHSTKDKRQEILWVNYDIDKLTIKQTQKILF
- a CDS encoding restriction endonuclease, SacI family, with protein sequence MNPIEILEKLFKDTINRVETSFLEQEISKKVEFVCRCITNRAPIRFLLSCLLAKIHKPEVDIRKPYTEIRGDNTYSGRFYDETYVEIFVAKYRLPCNTTTAFLTPAFRNIDRLLTTDLVLVGKPRQVYVNTLELIDKVFQKKILAENLTKEILRFLIIIKNENEERMNRLIADLSHSDDILPLSSNQVLNLLQQHLKCKNASRLPVLMVSSAYLSVCDKIGETILPLKSHNAADKQTGSLGDVEVTLINDKNIITTYEMKDKKVTKTDINNALNKISNLKNKIDNYIFITTDLIDEEVSDYAKSLYNLTGIEIAVLDCLGFVKHFLHFFHRQRLNFLNIYQDLVINEPNSSVSQPLKESFLILRKTAESE
- a CDS encoding cupin domain-containing protein, with the translated sequence MKETVIKQDLSKEFHIAENCYITELSNTPDDPDVSIARARVMPGVTTRRHRLAGTAERYYIISGRGMAEIGKLPPMEVEAGDVVLIPPMCPQRITNTGSKDLIFLAVCTPRFSDDAYEDIEDS
- a CDS encoding glycosyltransferase, with the protein product MKNTRYAIVTPAHNEEKFLPQVIEAITRQKILPVRWIIVDDRSTDDTLAVIQKYAARYPFIQALHLSGDTERSLGANVVQVFNAGLAKLDEDVDYIIKMDADLILEPDYFTDMMTRFEADPKLGIGSGKIFIEHGGEWIQERYPDFHVPGACKMYRMACFRDIGGPIIIYGWDILDGTKARMLGWTTCSFRDLSIRHLRMMGSAKGMLRGHIGHGRGMYAVRAHPVFVLARSVYRAVEPPFLSGLLIFFGYIYGWLKGEPRLKDLKLARFLRKEQLGRLLGRKLSQEAFLPRKLNS